The Motacilla alba alba isolate MOTALB_02 chromosome 3, Motacilla_alba_V1.0_pri, whole genome shotgun sequence DNA window TGCATAGGGGCATGGCCCAGAGAAAAAGCAGCCTGAGAAGCGGTCGGGGAAACAAATTGTCTTTTCACTGCAGGTACTTTACCTGGAGAGGGCTACACCCGAGTAGCCACGGAGCGACTCTGAAACTGTGACTGTGACCAGTGTACTCCCTGTTGACCCTAACTTTCAGTTTAGAGTGGTCACAGTGGTGGgagcaaagcaaaaaccaaacGCGGGAACAATCTGATCAGCTTCCCACCTCTAAAAGAAATGATTGTGTGTGTCCCTGTATCTTGCCCTGCGTGTATCACTATCCTGACTGTTGCTTGAGTGCTGACAAGGACTCTtaagtttctgaaaacaaggGCTTGCAGACCTGCCCATGGCAATGTGCTGTCAAGGCCAAGGCTGTGGCTTATGCACAGCTCTCCGTATCCATGCCTGATCCACACTGGACAGGCCCACGAGGGTAGTCAGGGCAGAGAGGAATAATCTTCTCCACACTCCATCTGCCAGAGAGTTAGGGCTGGCACTTCCTTGTGGGCAGTCTTAGTAACCCTCCCTCACAGGGCCacctgctcagccagggctggttTCCCAGACCTTGCACGGATTGCTGTCTGTAGTGTCTAAGAATATTTCACGGGTGAGAGATATTCAGTGCTGGAATTGATGGCAGTAGAGGAGGTTTTTTTGCTCATCATGAACTGCTTCCCCTTCTCGCAAGCAATGCCAAGGCTCAGAGCTGACATACTTCCCTGGCAAAGAAGTATTAGGAacatagttttatttctttcaagaaCAGTGTGCGATCCCAGTTAATCATACATAACATCTATTTGTGATATTAATAATCACCAGTCCCTCTTGCGTGTTGCTAACTGGGCTAAGAAAATGTAGGGTCTTTGTGTTTGCCCTGCCATTCTCCAAAGTTCTGCTGAGGGCTTCCCAAACAGGCTGACAATATACCTAAGAAACAGACAGCTGTAATAGAATTGCCCCCAGATATCTCAGTAATTCAAACTTGCCTTTAGTCTCTCACTGTTCCTGCCCACCTTGCTACTgcactgaggcagcagctgctttcttgGAAGCATTGGGCATAAATGCTTAGACAAGGAGATtattacaaaaacaaacaagaaaaacccaaacctgaaCATTTAAGTGGTGTATAGTAGCTCTCAGTTTCCAATACTGAAGGAAAGAGATGTTTCTCTTGCCTTAAGTAACAACCTTTTGCCCATCTGCATAGTTAGAAAAAGCTGTAGGATATAGTTGCAGCTTCATGGATAATTCATAGGATAGGTGTGTTGGATGTTTAGTCGGAGAGAAATCTGTATTTGTTTGGAGCAAGTTCTTATGCTTGCCAGTTTTTCGTGGAATAAGGGGAATGAAAGGACTGGTTTGGGTGGAtcagggagggacagagccctAGAGAAAGGAGATCAAGTCTTGTGGGGTGTGCTCATTGCTGACTTTCTTTCCCACTTCCTTCACCCAGATGGATCCTTCCCAATGAGCCAGCGCATCTTCCCGCCATCCTTCTGGAACAGCACGTACCAGCCCTCCTCGGTCCCagccagcctgagcagccccctggcagctgctgcccacagcgAGCTGCCCTTTGCCGCTGCCACCGACCCCTACGCGCCCGCCTCTCTGCACGGCCACCTGCACCAGGGCGGCCCCGAGCCCTGGCACCAcgcccaccaccaccaccaccaccaccaccaccaccacccctaCATTGGGACACAGAGCACTGCCTACCCCCGCCCCACCGCCATGCACGAGGTCTACGGGCCCCACTTTGACCCCCGCTACGGCTCGCTGCTGGTGCCCACCGCCTCTGTCCGCCCCCACCGCCTCACCCCCGCCTCCGTGTCCACACCAGTCAGCCCCCCCTGTGAACTGGGCAAGAGTgaagcaggtgctgctgcagcctggacGACACCGGGCCCCTTCCCCAATGCAACAGGAGACATGGCACAGAGCATTGGCCTCAATGTGGACACAGGTAATGAGCTGCCCTCGGTCCCTCCAGgtcccctggctcagctgcaaTCCTGCTCCCTGATTCCGCACTGTCCATAGCAGTAGGGAAGGACTCGGGGGTGGGGTGGCTGAGGTTCTGCTGTAGGGGAATGAAGTGAGGGTGAAAGCCCCATGTGTGAcacctgagctctgcacagggtGCTCTTCTTGGGGCTCTCAGGCCAGGCAAGTGAAGAATGGAGAGGAAGGATGGGGCAGGCCCACACATCATATCTCCACGACATTATTTGAATTTCTGATGCCCTGAAACATTCCCTGAGGCTACAGGTTGCTTTGAGGTACTTTTGTCCTGGCCCTGGACTTGGTCCTGCATTGAGCAGAGAGAGCTAGGAGCAGAATGGAGCAGCCTCAAAGGTCACTGCTTGGCCCTGTCCATGTGCTGCCCTGAGGGGTCTTTTCTAGACACCATGCGGGTTCATGAACTAGCTCCTCTCCTTAATTACCTTCTCCTTCCAGTTTTTGAGATGAAAGCACAATTGCATTTACTGAGTGAAAAAGGCAGTGGCCTTCCCCTGGTGCCTGTTGGGGTGTCTGGAACCAAGGCTGTGGCTATAGTGCTGACAAAAATGGGTGCGCAGGCACAGTCAGCAGTGACAGATCCCGAGTCAGTGGTTataaagggaaggaaagacTGCTTCATGCCGGTTTCATTATTGCAGCCACTAATGGCTCCTTATGGTGTCCTCACTTTAAACAGGAGGGACTTTCTCCAGTCTGGCTTGGGCTCTTCTTCTTGTTTCACAGCCTTCTGGGGCTCTGGAGATCCCATGCTTTAGACTGATCTCAGCTGGCAAGAAAtagaatttgttttcctctgttcttaAATGCCTGtacctatttttcttcttccttttttttttttttcttctctccattcTCAGGTTTGCAACCTCAGGATAAAAGCAAGGATCTGTACTGGTTTTAGAGCTGTCCTTCACTCTTCTTCCCTTGGCTCTCCCCTGTAGCTCTCTACCCGTTAGACATGGTGGCATTCAGAGCTGAAATCGGGTCAGTTTGTAACAGCTTCTGATCTTGGTTTGCAGCTCGCCGTTACTCCTTCTGTGGTGGATCCCTTCTGAGCTGATGTGCTGACTCAAAGACTCTCAGATCCCCCCTTGCCCTTTTCCAAGCCCACCGTGGCCCTGCTGCTCGGGGAAAGACAACGGGATTTAAAAGGACCTGGCATTGCAAGGGTGATACTTTAGACTTCTTTCGGAGAGAAAAGTCATTCTGTTGCAAGAAGAGAGCCAAAGACATTGAACTTCTATTTAAACAGACCCCACACCCAGACTCGCAGCCAGACTACTCTGAAAGAGTCAAATGACATGGATGGTGATGCAAAACCACTGGCCTTCATACAGGCAACAGGGGAAATTGTGGGGGTTTTTCGGTggtgtgaatatttttttatggcAGTGAAAGTTATTTCTTGAATGCAACAATGGGAAAGATACTCAGCAGTTTtgaactggatttttttttgcattatagAAAAGTAAAAGGAGAAGAAACTGGAACTCATGAACTTTTTCGGACTATCAAGGAACTAGTcagatttttcagctttgtagTTGTGAGTGGCAAGTGTCTGACTGGGGCCACCTGCCCTGGACTTACAGATATGCAGCTGTTCCCCTCACAACTGCTTAAATCCCAGAAAGACGAAAACCAAGGTGGCACTTCTCAAAGTCTGGCACATTGCATTGGCTGTATAACAGTTGTTTGGTTGGGGGTagggttgtttggttggttttggttggtttttttggtggcttttttttttttttcttttttttctttttacaataAACATTTTCTGGTGAAAGTTAAACCCTCTTAAAGCAGGGGGAGAAAGGAATGTCATGAAGAATGGCTCACCTCCAACCCAACAGCCTTTAAAGGGAACACCAGAACAAAAAGCACTTGGTGGACATTAGTTCTGAGTTGCCTCTAACACTTCCCTTTGTCTACTTGTTGCTGTCATTTTGCCACTTTAgtagttgttttgtttggggttttttgaaagGGGCAAATAGATATTTAACAGTAGCAAAGCTGTATTAAAGGTATCTCCTTCATTCATCCTGTGTACtttaatgaagaattaaagCTAAATAAGAGAAATGAGGCAAACTGGAAACTCCAGGGTGAACCAGAAACCACAGCTCTCACTTGGATGAAGtgagttattttattatttttcatgaaagatAAATAGAAATCCTAGCAGCTGAAAATTTTTTCTTGGTGAGTCAAATACACAGAGATAAATACAAAAGATAAGATAATATGAGACCATTGCAGTGCTACATTTTAGAGTATGGTGTGGCTGTAAGATTGGTTAAAGGGAGCTGCTCCATATTTCTTTGTCTAGAAGAGGGGACTGTAGCATATAGAACTGCTATTGAGGTGGTAAATTAAAATGTTACTACCAAGTGATGAATAATTACTGAAACAGGGTAGAAATGGCACTTTATATCTAAAAGCTGAGTTTTTTATAGACAAAACATCTGATCCCAATACTatcctgttttggtttttttccttaatgtaaTGTCTTTGAAGCTGACAAATTTTAAGGCATATAGTAGGAAATTCCTAACATTACCCCCGACACTGGGAGAAACAGTAGAAAATGAACTTTTGTGCTGAGATCAGAGTTTTTACCTTTCAAACTCTGACAACATTTGGCATAATGTTCACCGTGTGTCAGGAGTGGAGTTATGAATAACCCAAACTTGCTTCTCCTAGGTTTGGTGATAACTCAGTTCCTGGGAAAGAATAGGAATCCTAACAGAAAGAGTTTGACAAAGCAGTGTGAGTACATACTGTGAGAAGCTGACCAGGAGCACctccagccagagctcagcaaaCGGCAGGGAAGACTTGCAGTGATTCCCTCAGCCAGACAAAATGAAGGGTGTTTTTCCCTCAGCCTCCAAATAGCCAGATCCCAGACAAGCTGCGAGGGGCAAGGGAATGACCCCAGAATTTACATTATTTGTTAAACCAAAAGCATTCCAAGGTGTTTATCAAGGAAGAAGGCACCAGCTTTTTGCAGCAGAAaggtaattaaaaatactgtctgACTGCAGAAGCTTAAAGTTAGCAGGGTCATTTTGTGAGCATTTTCCTGAGGgcttttcagctgttttttaagtttgtttttttgggttttttaaaagataaatctGATTCTATGATTGGTTGTGCTTCACcacaattatttcttttttctttcttttttcctcccctcttctCTGCAATTCTTACCAAGGAGGGCTGAGTGATGCAGCCCAAATACATTTGGAAATATTCATATAAGCATAAATGAGTCATTTGCTACATTGGCATTTACAATTCATTTTGACTGTGAATATATTCAAGCACAAGAATTTATGCAATGAACCCATTAATATTGGTTTTGGCATTTGTTCTGTGGGTacattttttgctgctttatgATGAAAACATCTAAACACAAAAGCCAAGACAGTGGCTCAAGGTGCTAAAGGTAcaaacaactttttaaaaacagtccTGCTCTGGGTGGACTGCAGCCTGAAAGCACACATGCCTTGTTTTGGCTAATCCTTGCAGTTTTACTCAGTCTGTGTTATTCTGATTCCTGAAGGATCACCAGGCTTTAAGGCTTGTGTATTAGTCTTTGCAGGACTGGGGCCACAGCTCCTAATGCAGTAACAGTGCGCGTGACCTCCATGCCATTTCTCAAGTCTGTTTTATTCCTCTTTGCATCATAGGTCACTACTCCCTTAGTCATGAACGCTTGTAGGAAATCTGGAATTACAAAAGAAACCCTTCTTAGATGTTACATAAATATTACCTGTCACATGCTTGTCATGCACTGAAAGGGATGTGAGTCCccatctctgcagcctggacagcagatcctcctgctgtccctttcTGAATGTCATGCACCACACCATGCTCTCTATCTGCCCACCTGACAAACAGACTAGCCCAGCTGGGACGGACAAACAGACACAAACAGCTTCAGACACATTCGTGCAGTGTTCAGCGAAGAAGGCAGAGGGACAGCATCTGCTGCAGAGCATGGCAGTGCTGGACACAGCAAGGGTATCTGCTGCTGCCCAATAGCAAGAGCGTCTTCTCCACAAGGAGTTTTCAAAATGAGCTCTGGATGTATTCACCACAGGTACTTATTTCCCTTTCTGGAAATAGCTGAAAAGTAGCAAAGTTTGAAGGAGTATACTGTTTTAATGATCTCTAAGGTTAAAAGTGATCTGTCAAGGGAAGGATGGAGGTGAGGATAGAGCATGGCATTTGTGGGTGCAgtctctgctttattttaacGAGGTCTTTGCTTCAGTACAGCTGCAGTCACAAGAATGAAGCATGATGCAAATGCATGTATGTGCCTCTACACTTAGAGTCTAGTGTCAGAGAGCTTTAGGGTAATGTTGCTTATTTCTTACCTACTTTTCTGGTGTGTTTGCCGTAGGAACcctcagcagaggagcaggaagggaggggaCAAAGGGTGAAAGAGAGGTTGAATAATCCCTTTTGCGTCCCCTAgactgtgtgctgctgcctctggggaAATGTATCTGCCCTGTCTCCTCCTTGGGTCAGGAGCTGCCGACCCTTCTCGCCTTCCCTTTGAAGTCATATTTAGGCTCATAAGACAAGCTCTAGCTAGGGCTTAAATGTTGGGCCCTTCttggaagggaggaaaatgctgctggtggCTTTGGATGCAGCAGCGTTCTCTAACTGACAGTTGCTGTGCATCTTTTTCTGGGCAAGTGTTGTAATTAACGTGCCCTTTTGATTACAGAAGGATGAGCCAGCTCCTGTGGAGGATTGTAGTGTCTTGGCTGTCTTCCCGGGCCTGCCACCCAGAGGAGCAgttgcagcagggaaaggagagagtCCTATGGTTATTTTCAGGAGTGAGACATTGATTTTGTATGCTCGGCAATTTTGAATGGGGAAATGCAAGtagaagataatttaaaaaaaaaaaaagaaaggaatagggggaagagaagacaaaaaagaaagaaaagaaaaagaaaaagaaaaagaaaaagaaaaagaaaaagaaaaagaaaaagaaaaagaaaaagaaaaagaaaaagaaaaagaaaaagaaaaagaaaaagaaaaagaaaaagaaaaagaaaaagaaaaaagaaaaaaaaagaaaaaagagttttcCTTCAGTCACTTGCCAAGCTTTGGGACTACAGCTTAGGGAACTATACTCTTAATTTAGTTGCCAGCATGGTAACACTATTATCTAATCTGAATGTAGCGACAAGCCACTCAGCCTGGGTTCTTCGTGTCCATTTCTAGTCTCAAAGGAGGAGTTACTTTTGCAGTGCATCTTCTACTGCCTCCTTAGCCAGGTATAACCCAGGAACAACGTGCATCAAAGCTGTAAGTGCAAATTGCAGAAAAGAGGCCCTGGGGTGCTATGTCCCATCCTCCTGGACCTGCCCTCTCTGCGTCAGGTCCCGCAAGAGATAGGGAAGGTGCTGGAAGAGCCCATTCAGGAGTGTGGGAGTGTAGGagtgcagggatgcagagagcGCAAATGCAGAGATGCAGGTGCGCAGGGTGCAAGACTGTGGGAGTGTAAgagtgcagggatgcagggatgcagggtgCAGGTGTGCAGGTGTGCAGGGTACAGGAGCATAGGcgtgcagctgtgcaggggtgCAGAGGTGCAGGAGCATTGGGCTGTAAGGTGCAGATGTGCACTCTCCTGGCCCCCAGTCTCATGCATGGGCACTGCCATTTGTCAGCTGCAGCCCACAAAAGAACAGGCTGGCCAAGGACGGGAGCATTTCTTTAGGTATGTGCCAGTTGCTGATTCATTCATGGTAAAGGCAGGGTAAACACCTGGCAGGAGTGCTGTCCCATTAGGAGACGTAATACCACATTGGATATACTGAGGGTTCTCCATCTCCCTGTGGCATGGCACATTTCCTTCTGCCCTACCTGGCTTGGGTACAGCTGCAAGGTGCCCCTCCTCCCTCATCATACCCACCCCAACTTTGCATCTCATTTCCTCTATTCTCCCGCCTCACCCAGGCTCTTGCCTCCCTCACTTAGTACTCTGGCCCCACATTACAGCAGCAAGGAGCAAAGAAGCAGTGTTAGGAGGGACACAAACTTTCCTGCTGATGTTGTTTGCATGGAGTCAGTATTTACATGATAAACTGAGTTGGACAAACACGAGCCTTCTCAGGAATAGCCAGTGCAATTGGTCTCAATCCTGCAGTGAACCTCTGTGGCAGGAACCAATCCTAGCCCCTGATTCTGATCCAGTGGAACAACTCCTTTTTTCCAGAAGCTGGGTCCTAAAGAACTGTGACAGCCCCTGTTGCACAGAGACACAAATGATTATTCTCTCTTGACAGACCTACACAGCTCCCTCCTTGTATTTAACTGCAGTCCAAGTGAGCTGGATCAGGAAAGAGACACTTGATAGCTGCTGTTTCCGTGGTTGAAATATTTGTGAAGTTAACGCATAATCTGAAAGCAGAAGCTAATAAATTATAGGGTGCTAATTGGGGCCGGAGTGGAGCCGTCAATCATATTATCCTAAACACACAGAGACCCTCATAACCTAAAAAGGCAAGAAAGCCTCCAGGAACAGCTCCCAGTTGTCACTAGCCATGACCTCCACTTCAGTGAGTGCACAGGGAGTCAAGGCAGAGAGTTTATTCTGCtaagaaaatgcaaatcctGTATTTAAGACAGCacttttatttgattttgtttaCACTCTTTCGGAGTGTATTTCCAAGAGAAtgttattgttttcctttgacaCTTAtgccattaaataaaaaagtagatCAGataaaaaatctgcaatttttatatttgtttagTCCTTAGAGTAACAGTCATAAGACAATTCACAGTCCAACCTCTTTGTACATAggcttgttttttaaaagccatcCTATAACTCATATATCTTTTATTGCTTCCCATGCCCCAGTAACATATATTCCACTTAGGACCTGCAGGACTCTGTGATCTGAGCCAAAACACAACTGTGCAAACATGGTAATGATAGGGTGTTTGCAGCTATAGTCACTTTGTCAGTACTCTTTCTTATATTGCTTCCATCAAGATTGAGTATTTTACTCATAATATAAAACTGAATCAAAGTATTCTAAAGAGATTTTTAGTAACACTTTTCCCCagaaatttgtttctgtttgtagatAGGTAGGCATTCCAGAAAGCATTTCCTGAATAAAAAATTCTGAACAGAAGCATTTCCTGAATGGATCAGATCACCTTGAGGACCATCACACAACACATGCAGGACAATCAGGGAATCAGGCTCAGGCAGCATGGGCTTACATAAGGCAGGTCTTGCTTGACTAACCTGATCTCCTTCTATGGCAAGATGTCCCACTTAgtggatgaggaaaaggctgtggaTATTGTTTATCTGGGCTTCAGCAAAGCCTTTTACActgtttcccacagcattctcctgaaGAGTCTGGCTGTTCATGGCTTGGCTGGGGTTTTACCCAGCTCACTGTGTAAAAAGCTGGCTGGgtggctgggcccagagagcAGTGGTCAGTGGGGTTACGCCCAGTGTGCAGCGGTCACAAGTGGTGTCCCCCGAGGCTCAGTGCTGGgtccagtcctgtttaatatctttatcagTGATATGGATGAGGGAGCTGAGTGTAGCCTCAGTCACTTTGCAGGCAATACCAAGCTAGGCAGGAGTATTGATCTGCTGTAGGGCAGAAAGGCTCTATGGAGGGATCTGGACAAGCGGGATCCATGGGCCAAGGCCAGTGGGATGAGGTTCAACAAAGCCAAGTGGCATgccctgcccttgggtcacaacaaccccaggcagcacTACAGGTtgggggaagagtggctgggAAACTCCCCAGaggaaaggacctgggggtgctggttggcATCCAACTGAGCAtgatccagctgtgcccaggtggccaagaaagccaatggcatcctggcttCTGTCAGAAATTGTGcggccagcagcaccagggaaggCATTGTCCCTCTGTacccagcactggtgaggccacacctggaaaCCTACgcccagttctgggcccctcatgacaagaaggacattgaagTGCTGGAGCATgaccagagaagggcaacagagctggtgaagggtctggagcacaagtcttctaaggagcagctgagggagctgcgaTTGCTTagactggagaaaaagagacttAGAGGAGACTTTATCATactctacaactgcctgaaaggaagCTGTAGTGAGGTGCTAGGCAAcgagtggcaggacaaggggacaTATCTTCAAGCTGTACAAGAGGTGGCTCacattggatattaggaagaatttcttcatggaaagggttgtcaagcactggaatggATTGCTGAGGTGGCAGAGTCACTGTCCCCGGAAGTGTCCAAGAAATGACCACacatggcacttagtgctatgGTTTAGTTGACAAAGTGGTGATTAGTCAAaagttggactccatgatcttggaGATCATTTCCAACCTTGATTCCGTGAATCTGTGAAGGGCatcagagctggtgaagggtcttgAGCAGAAATCTTATGTGGACCAGCTGAGGTAATTGGGCTtgcttagcctggagaaaaggaggctcaagagtaactttatcactctctatgactgcctgaaaggaggttatAAAAAGGTGGAGGTCTGTCTCATCTCCTAAGTAACAAGTGACACAATGAGAGGAAAAAGCCTCAAGTTGCAcaaggggaggtttaggttgggttttATGGGACATTTCTTCTCAAAAAAGgctgtcaagcattggaacaagctgcccagggaagtgatggagtcaccacTCCTGAAGTACTTAAAAGACATGTAaatgtggtgcttagggacatggtttactGATGCATTTGGAAgtgctgggttgatggttgaactcaatgatcttagaagtcttttccaacctaaatgattctattctattccagaaagaaaatccagCTATGTCAACAGAATTATAAAAGGAATTAATATCCAAACAGAGAGTGGTTATTTTACAACTCTGTTCTTACAGTGAAATATTGAAGGCAGCGATGAACATCCTCCAAACTGAAGATGTCATACAAAGAAGTTAATACATCATAAAAAAGGGTTATTTATACAGCAGTATCAGTTATGTCAGTAGCAATAACAACAATATTTTGGCATCTTCTCTTGGCTTTGATACCCTGGGTTTCTAGCTATTTTTTAGAGTTAAAACATAATATCAGTTAGAGTTGCTAAGTGTCATTATAGAACATAATATCAGTTAGAGTTGCTAAGTGTCATTATAAATGCAGCCATGATTGTTTGAAAAATCCATCTGATTTGCAAGCTTCTGCAACTAGAAGTATGTGTGTAACAAAGATTTTTTCAAGAATTAATTAAATGAAACTGAGTTAGAATTTTTTAACCATTAACAGAACTGCCAGGGCTATTTTACAGACATTCTTTTCTGCAACATCCTTTTTCAGGTCTAGCTGAATTAATATCAACTTTGTGTAGAAAGAGGTAAATCTGAATCTAAATCTTGCCTTCACCATTAAAATGCATAGTCCTAAACCCAAATTAAAGGGGATCAATTTCACCTGGTTATGCTCAGTAAAGCCACACCTGAGGACTCAAATCATCACAGACAGCATGCCAGAGAtgtcaaagaaaaatttttaaaaagaggaaagaaccTGGAGACATTAGTCAATTCAAATAGATGGTTAAACTTCCTTTGCTGAAAACTGTCATGGAAAGCAAGGGTGCAGTGACTCTGCTGTCAGGATATTTGTGCCCTTCTATCCAAATGGTGAGAGAAGCAAATTTTGAGGGACACTGATCCAGAGGGTGTTGCTAGGCTCTGTTATCTAGGGTACCAGGAAAGCTGAGGAACAACAACTTTTGTCTCAGTGCTGGACCCTAGCTTGAGGTTCTCAGACAAGTTAGGCTGAGGTCAACTTAGTCCTTGACTTTCTTGTCCTCACCACTAATGAGTTTCTGCAGGTAACAAAgactaacagaaaaaaacttgtgTTAGCAGCGTAGCTATACAACCTTCTGCTTTTCTGGTGGTCATTTTTAAGTTTCCCAAATCCTGTGATCATGCCATTGAATGAATGACAGCAAAGTCTCCCAGAGAAGATGAGACctgatatataaatataaaaaaaaccaaagaaatcaTCTTGACACCCCAAGTTTTTCTGTCCAATGTGATAAAACCAAGGATGTCTTTTGCCTTTCATATCTCAACAAATTATCCTTTCAAGCTGTATAGATTTTCTCTTCAGAGCTCTTGGCAGCCACATTCCCATAGCTTATGTCATCGGGCCCTCCCTCTGTGGCACATGGGAATCAGAGAATGATCCTGCTAGAGCCTGGCATATCTCTCAGCTACATAAACATTTCCATAATTTAATCTTTGATCTACTAAGAACTCAATATTCTTGTcataaaaatttgtttttctttcatagtATCCTGATCATGGATCCCAAATAGAAAGCATGAGGTACACGGGTTTTGGATAGCTCTGGTCATCAGTATGTGCCAGCTCAAAAGCTCTTGCAATCAACCctaaaaaacagaaatgtacTGATGGCTGGGTGCTACCACCTGCTGTAAACCTGAAGAGAGAAGACTTAAAATTCAGAAGACTGAAAATTCTGTCTTAGTTAATTAGTAACATCTGCCAATGGCCTTTGCATTTACAGAATAATTTGCAAACATTAATTAATCACCTCAGCATTTGTGTTGGGTTGTAGGAAATTCTAATCATAGGCAGAAGTAGAATATTTTTCACCCATTCATATGCATGCCAAGTCTGCAGACAAACCAGCTACAGACAC harbors:
- the VGLL2 gene encoding transcription cofactor vestigial-like protein 2 isoform X2 yields the protein MSCLDVMYQVYGPSQPYFAAAYSPYHQKLAFYSKMQEAPESGSSASAGSSFSSHAAASIKEEDCSPEKERPPEAEYISSRCVLFTYFQGDISAVVDEHFSRALSQPSSFSLGSAKAARNAGSWRDGSFPMSQRIFPPSFWNSTYQPSSVPASLSSPLAAAAHSELPFAAATDPYAPASLHGHLHQGGPEPWHHAHHHHHHHHHHHPYIGTQSTAYPRPTAMHEVYGPHFDPRYGSLLVPTASVRPHRLTPASVSTPVSPPCELGKSEAGAAAAWTTPGPFPNATGDMAQSIGLNVDTARRYSFCGGSLLS
- the VGLL2 gene encoding transcription cofactor vestigial-like protein 2 isoform X3, which translates into the protein MQEAPESGSSASAGSSFSSHAAASIKEEDCSPEKERPPEAEYISSRCVLFTYFQGDISAVVDEHFSRALSQPSSFSLGSAKAARNAGSWRDGSFPMSQRIFPPSFWNSTYQPSSVPASLSSPLAAAAHSELPFAAATDPYAPASLHGHLHQGGPEPWHHAHHHHHHHHHHHPYIGTQSTAYPRPTAMHEVYGPHFDPRYGSLLVPTASVRPHRLTPASVSTPVSPPCELGKSEAGAAAAWTTPGPFPNATGDMAQSIGLNVDTGLQPQDKSKDLYWF
- the VGLL2 gene encoding transcription cofactor vestigial-like protein 2 isoform X1, whose product is MSCLDVMYQVYGPSQPYFAAAYSPYHQKLAFYSKMQEAPESGSSASAGSSFSSHAAASIKEEDCSPEKERPPEAEYISSRCVLFTYFQGDISAVVDEHFSRALSQPSSFSLGSAKAARNAGSWRDGSFPMSQRIFPPSFWNSTYQPSSVPASLSSPLAAAAHSELPFAAATDPYAPASLHGHLHQGGPEPWHHAHHHHHHHHHHHPYIGTQSTAYPRPTAMHEVYGPHFDPRYGSLLVPTASVRPHRLTPASVSTPVSPPCELGKSEAGAAAAWTTPGPFPNATGDMAQSIGLNVDTGLQPQDKSKDLYWF